The genomic stretch GCAGCCGGTGTCAGCGCGCGGGACGGCGTCGGAGTCCCGGTTGTGGCGCACGCCGTCAGTGCCAGCAAGCAGCAAAGGATTGACCATACGCGTCTCATGCATATATTATACCGCGCCACAGCAACGGGGGCGCTTGCAAGCGCCCCCGTTGCGTCGTACTCTGCCGAAAGCCCGTTGGCCCGAGCTCGTTAGCGCCCAACCAGCGGGAAATACAATACGGGGTGCACGACGACTACGTGCGCGACCTGTGTCGTGTGCCCGCCTGTCACCATGATCTGTCCGCGCACCTCGCCACCCGGATTGGCTGCGGTGTGGACATTCACATACAGGCCTCCGGCGTACAACGCCGTTTCGTCGGAGGCGCTGAGCGTCACTGCGCCACTGGCCGCGCCGCCCACGGGTGTGTTCAGCGTGTGCGCCACGCCGCCGTTCACGCCGGCTGCGCCGTAGTGAATGTGGGCGGCCGTCGCGCCGACGAGATTGCCGATGCTCAAGGTGTAGCTCAGCACGCGCGTGGTTGGGTTGTAGATAAACGACGCCAGTCCGGTGGCCGCCGAGTTCACGGCGGGCACCTGATTGACGCCCGACAGCGCGGCCCAGACGTCCTCATTCGAGGCCGTGACGGTTATCGTCTTGGGGCCGAGCGTCGACCAGGTGTAGCTGCGCGTGTCGCTGCCGAGACCGAGCACGTTGGCCGCGGTCTGCTCGTCGGCTTGCCAGTAGTAGCGCACCGGCCGGGTCGACGAGATCGGCGCAGCGGTTGCGATGTAGCTGCCGGCGGCGTTCTGTTGCAGCACCGCTGGGCCGCTGACGCCGACACCGGTCAGCGCCGAGCTCGCTAACAGGTATTTCAGGCCGCGGTCCAGCACGGCCGCGCGCTCGGGGGCGCTCTGAATGACCTCGAACGGGAAGCCGAGGAAGATGACTTTGTAGACGCCCGTGTCCACTTGCAGGGCGTCGGGTTTGCCCTTGTCGTCGAGGAACGCCACCTCGGCCGGGAACGTCGGCGTGATCTGATCGCTGTAGTCGGCGGCGAAGCCGGCGGCCGCGTAGTTCATCGCCATTGGGCTCAGTCCGGCGCTGAACGGGCTGGTGATGACCGCCGTGACCGTCAGCGTGCCCCGGTCGTTCTGGCCTTCCGTGCCGTCCCAGTTGATGTGCAGATAGTTCAGCACAAACGGCGTCGTGCCGGCCGACTGATCGAGGATATCCTGGCCGGACATGAAGATGCGACCGCCGCCATCCAGATACGCGGCGAGTTCGCTTTCATAGGGCAGGAGCGGGCCGGGATACGACATGCCCGCAAACCATACGACCGCTTTGTGCGCTTTCAGGTAGTTAATGGGCAACTGGTGGCCCGGCGCCGTCCGCAAGTCGAGGTAGTTGTAGCTATAGCCGCCGGCCGTCAGCGCGGCCTGATAGGTGGCCTCCGAGTTGGGATGCGCATCGTCGTTGTCCACCAGCAGGATGTCGTACGTCACCGCCGTGGTGGTCACGGCTGCCGTGGCTTCGACTACCGGACTGTTGTCGGACGACGCATGTACCGTGGCAACGTCCCAAAATGCGTTGGGCATGCCGGCCGGTACGGCTACTTTGACCAGCACGCTGGCCGTGGCGCCTGCGCCGATGACCGGCGTGCCGCCGATCTGCGTCGCGCCGGTGGAGTCCCAGAACGAAACCGCCCAACTGTTGCCTGTGCTAAGCAGCGTGAAGCTGTCGTTCAGGTAGCCGTTGTTTTGGATGGTAAAGGGATAGAACAGCGACTGGCCGCTGCGGGCGCCGTCCATTTGCGTGAGCGGCAGCACCGCTACGCCCGCGCTTGGCGCCAGGGTTGTGATGTGCGGACTGCCGTAGACCGGCGCCACTTCCGTTGACGACGCGAGATAGTTGTCGTTGGTGATGGTCGAACCGGTGGTCACCGCGCCGCCCGACGCGATCTGCACGGTGAACGTCACGGTGGCGCGACCAGGCAGGACGCCAATGCCGAGTGAGCCGCCCGTGGCAACCGTCGTCGGTGGTGCGATGAGCGGCACGTTGAACACAACATTGGAGCCGGTCAGCGCGCCGCCCGATCCGGCGGCGACGAAGGTCGTGTTCGCGGGAATCTGGTCGGTGATGACAACGTTGGTGGCCGTGACATTGCCGTGATTCTCGACCGTCACCGTGTACTGCAGCGTGCTGCCGGGGCCGACCGGTGTCGCGCCGGTCTGCTTGCTGATCTGCAGCGCGGGCAGCAACGTGGAGCTATCCGTCAACGACCACGCGCCGCGTCCGTGCGTGCCCGCCACTATCTGGCGTGTGTATGCGTTCAGCGCCAACTGCCAGATGGCGACAACCGGGAAACCGGAGCCCAGCGGCGACCAGAGGCTTCCGCCGTTGGTCGTGACATACGGGCCGATATCGGTGCCGATGTAGATCGTCTGCGGATCGGCCGGATCGAGCACGACCGAGTTGACGGGAATGTCAGGCAGGTTATTGCTAATGTCGGTCCACGACTGCCCGGCGTTCGTGGTCTTGAAGATGTGCCCGGGCTGCGACGGGGTCGCGGCGTTGAAGCCATTGAATCCGACGTAGGCCACGCGGTAGTTGGACGCGTCCACGGCGATTGACGCGATCGGCCGATTCGGCGTGCTGACGCCGACCTGATCAAGCCGTGTCCACGTCGGTGTACCCGCCGTCGAGTTGGTGGACAGCCAGATCCAGCCTTCGTCCGTGCCGACGTACAACGCATTGGCGCCGGCCGACTTGCCGAACGCGCTGATGTAGCAGCCGCGCGCGCCGTTGGGTGCCGTGCCCGTGCAGCCGGACGTCAGGTCGCCGCTGACGGTGTTCCAGTACACGTCGCCGGCATTGGCCGTCTTGGCGTTATCCGTGCGATACACCCGGTAGGTGCCCAGATACAACCGCGCCGGATTGGCCGGGTCCATCATCCATGGAATGTAGAACTCCGAGCGATCGGTGAGATCGAGGCCGCCCCGGATGAACTCGTTGCTGGTGAATCCTCCGGAGTACAGCCCGCCGCCGTCCGTAAAACGGTAGGTGCGGATGCCATAGTATGTGCCGTAGACGAAGTTGGCGTCAGTCGGATCGATCAGGACCTGGCCGCCGTCGCCGCTGCTGACGTCGTACCAGGTTGCGCTGCTAGTCGATTTGCGCAGGGTGCCGTTGTCTTGTGTGCCGCCGTAGAACCGGTTGGCGACCGCCGGGTTGGTGGCGATGCTGGTGAACTGGCCCAGCGCGAGTCCGCTGCGGCTGTTGACCACGGCGGTCGCTGGGTTCACATTGCCGTTCAGGTTTACCCACGATGTCGCATTTGGCGCGTCGCCCGGGTTGAGCCGGCCGCCCTGCGCCGCCGTCGACCAGACGCCGCCGTCGTTGCCGATGACCAGATACGACGGATTGTCCTTGCGAATCGCGATCGCGTGGTAGTCCGGGTGCAGGTTAAAGCCCAGATCAACCCATGTCGTGCCGCCGTCGCGTGAGCGATAGATGCCGCCCGACCCGTTCGTGTAGTCGTACAGACCCAGCGCGTACACCGTGTTGGGATCGCCAGGGTCGACGCCGATCACGTTGTCGTACGTGCACTGCGAACCGCAGTAGTTGTCGACGACAGCCGTCCCGACTAACGACCAGGTTCCGGCATTGTCCGTTGACTTGTAAACGCGCGAGGGAACCTTCGTTATGCCGCTGTAGTACTCAAAGCCGGCGTAGAGCGTTGCGTTCGTCTGAGTGGCCGGGTGGCTGATGCCGAGCGCGATGCGCGACGGGGCGGTCGCGTAGTCCCCGGTTGGCAGGCCGGTCATCGCCGTCTGCCAGGTCAGGCCGCCGTCGACCGTCTTCGAGATGCCAGAGCCCAAAATCGAGGCGTAGACCACGCTCGAGTTCTGCGGGTCCATCACCAGGTCGGTCACTCCGCTCATGACCAGTGGACTGGTTGAGACGGTGAGCACCGCCGACCAATTGATGCCACCATCGGTGGATTTCCAGATGCCGAACGGCATAGCGGCGGTCGGCGGGCTGGTGCGGCGCTCGCCGCCGCGCCCGCGCAGGGTGCCAACGTAGAGTGTGTTCTCATCCGAATTGTGAACGACCAACTTTGAGATGGAGGTAGCCGTGAAGTAACCGGCCGCGCTGATCTTGGTGAATGTGCCGCCGGCGTTGGTGGACTTATAGATGCCTTCGCCGAAGTACGAGTCACCCGAAAGCGCGCCCTCGCCGGTGCCGACGTACACCGTGTCTTCGTTCGACGGCGCCAGCGCCAGCGCGCCGATGGCGAGCGTGCCCATGAAGTCGGTTTTGGGCGTCCAGACGCTGGTGGCAGTCGACGAAATCCAGATGCCACCCTGCGCGCCGCCGAGGTAGATGGTGTAAGGGGCTGTCGAGCGAATGGCCAGCGCGCCGATGCGCCCGGTCATGGCGTCGAATGTGCCGTCGCCGCGACCGGTGAGCACCATTGGATTCGGGCCGGCCGTTGCCCATGCGCCGCCGAACGTGCCGGGTGTCTGCGGCGCGCTCGGCCGGCTGCCAGGGCTGCCCAGTTGATCGGCTGCGGCCGCGCGTAGGCGCGCCGCCGCCTGCATGTCAAACGGCACGTTGGGATCGCCGGCCGTGCGGCGCGAGTAAAACGCCCAGTCGCGCTCCAGCGCCAGGCCTTCTTCTTCCTGGTTCAACTGGGCGGGACCGTTCGGGCCACCGGGCACGCTTCCGACTGGCGGCTTCTTCGGCGCGTCCGGATCGCCGCCGTCGACCGGCTTGGCTGCGGGCGGTATTGCGCCCGGCGACGCCTGGACGATTCCAGACCAGAGTGGCACGAACAGTGCAAAGGTCACGATGATGAGCAAAGCGCGATACCAGCGAGCGTGTGTCTTCATTCGCATCCTTTCGCCAGGGGCTATGCAGATTGGCCTCGATACCGCAACCGCTCTCGAGCGTGTGCGACCCGAGAGATTCAACCAAATATGACGCGCATACTAGCACTAATCGGGCGTCTGCGTCAAACGCTTTGGACGGCAGTCAGGGTCGTTCAATAGTCGTAGTGTATGATGAAAATTCGACGAAGCGGGCGCTGAGCTTGTCGAAGCGCCCGCCCCCGCCAACGGCGCGGGGCGAGGCGCAGACGGGGTCGAAGCGTGCGTGCATTTCCATGCCCGTCGACGGCGTTTTGTGCCGTTCAGGGCACGATCGCCAAGTTTGTCAAGGGACTTTTGCTGGTGATTACCCATATCTACCAGACCTCGCGGGTTTTCAAAACCCGCGAGGTCTTGATACGCGCGATCCACGACGATGTGGGTAATCACCAAACTTTTGCATCGCCCTGGACGGCAGTACGGTGGATCAGCTATCCAATAATAGGCGCCATAAAGCCAGCGCAGGCGTTCCGGGCAATCGCTGGTTGGGCGCGCGGAGACCGCGCCCGTACGATGGGGCATACGGCCAAACGGTTGGAGCCTCTGTCTGGTTCGACCGGTGCAAACGTGCTGGGCAGTTCCGGCAGCAGTCAGCGTTTCCGCTGTCGCCGGGGATCTGTGTGTGGAAGCGGTTCGGGTGTCCTAGCGGTTGTGCCGCAGCGCCACCAGTACCCAGACAAAGATCACGGCGTACACGATGGCGTCCAGCCCAAAGGCATAGCGCAGATTGTAGCCGCCGAGTGCGCCGAACACGATCGGGCTAACCGCGCTGCCCATCAGCGTCGCGGAGGTCAGCAGGCCAAAGCCGGCGCCGCGAATCTCCGGCGGGATCACGCTGCCGCCCAGCGAGAACGCCAGCGTCATCGTGCCGCCCGCACACAACCCGAGCAGCACGCGCCAGATGAAAAACTCTGTCGTCGAGCCGCTGAGCGCTAATGGAATACAGAGCAGCGTGCCCAGCACCAGCGTGACAAGCAAAAGCCGCCGCGCCGGTAGTCGTTCGGTCAGGCGTCCAAGCCCCGTGGAGGCGATTGCCATTGCCACGGCCGCGACGGAGATGATCATGCCGCTCAACGAGGCAGCCCGCTCTGCGGAGCCTTCGAGCATCGCGACGAAGAGCGGGAGGATCGGCGCAAACGAGTTGTCCACCGCCTGCACGAAGAACAGGACGAGGGCCAGCGCCAGGAACTCCGGCGAGCGTGCGACCGCGCGCAGCGACATCGGTGGCGGCGCCTGGCGGCGCGTTTCGCGGTCGCGCTTCATGTCGGGTGTCTCGCGAAAGACGGCCGTCAGCAGCGCGAACGATGCAAAGCCGAGCAGCCCGCTGACGATGAACGCCTGGCGCATGCCGACGGAATCGGCCAGCGCGCCGCCGAGCGCGGGTGCCACCGCCCCGCTGAGCGCGCGCGCGCCGTATAGCAAGCCAACCGCCTGGCCGGTCTTCTCCTTCGGCGCGATGGTCGTCAGCAGCGCGATGCCCATGGCGTTGATGCCGCCAAACAAGCCGATCACGGCGCGCCAGAAGAGCACGTGCCATTCGTTCTGCGCGAACGCCATCGCGCCGAGCGCGATTGATACGACGAAGATCGCGCGTTGGAGCATCGCCTTATGCCCGAAGCGGTCTGCCAGCGAGCCCCAGATCGGGCCGGAGAATGCTCCGAGCAGCGGCGCGGTGGCGAAGAGGATGCCCGTCCAGAGCGCGACGGTCGGCATGTCGGTCATGCCGAGCTCGCGGCTCAGGAAGAGCGACAGGAACGGGATGACGAAACTGAATGCGCTGAAGACGACGAGGATGGCAAAGGCGGTGATGTAGCTATTCCACTCCCATGCCTCGAGCTGCCGGAAACGCCTGAACACGCGTGCCTCGCCTAACCGGGATGCGCCAGTGTGCGGCGGCTGCGCAGCGCCACCAACACCCAGGCAAACACGGCGACGTAGACGAGGCTGTTGAGGGTGAACGGCAGCCGCAGATCCACGCCGGCAATGACCCCGTACACCAGCGGGCTGACCGCGCCGCCCAGCAACGCCGCCGACGTGAGCAGCCCGAAGCCCGAACCGCGTAACTCGTCGGGCAGGTGCGTGCCGCCTACGGTGTACGCCAGCGTGGCGGAGCCGCCGGCCAACAATCCCAGCAGTGCGCGCCAGAATAGCAGGCCAGGCGTCGTCATCGCGGCAGCCAACGGCACGCAAACGGCCGCGCCAGCCAGCAGGGTGAATAGCAGCACCGAGCGCGGCTGGAACTTGGTCGCCAGCCGGCCCGCGGCCATCGCGGAGATCGTCGCGCCGACGGCGGCGACGGAGACGATCAGGCCGGTCCACAGCGTCGCCGATGCCGTGTCGCTGGGCTGCATCTGCTGGACGACCAGCGGCAGGATCGGCCCGAACGACTGGTCGACTGCCTGCGTCAGGAACAGCGCGATCATCACGGCGAAGAATGCTGGCGTGCGCACTGCATTCCAGAGCGACACGGTCGAGCGTGAGGTGCTGCGGGCGCCGGATGTCTCTTCCACCTCGTCGCGCCAGAACAGGCGCAACATGATGAATGCGCCGACGAACAACGCGGCGCTGACGATAAACGTCGGACGCATGCCGATCCAGGCGGACAGCACGCCGCCCAGCAGCGGCCCGAAGGCGTTGCTGAACGTGCGCGCGCCCTGAAACAGGCCAACGGCCTGCGCGGTCTTCGTCTTCGGGGTGACGTTTGTGATCAGCGCCATGCCCATGGCGTTGAAGCCGCCAAGCAATCCGGACAACATGCGCAAGATGAGCATCTGCCAGATGTTGGTGACGAACGCCATCAACCCGACCACGACGACGAACGTCAGGATCGCCCGCTGCACCATGGCGCGGTACCCGTAGCGATCGGCGAGCGAGCCCCAGAACGGCGCGCTGAGCGCCGACAGCAAAGGCGGCGCCGCGATCAGGACGCCCGACCAGAATGCGACTTCGGCCAGGCTCTCGATTCCAAGCTCGCTATGCACGAACAGGGGGATGAACGGACTGAAGAAGGTGAAGCCAGAGAAGGTCGTGAACGATGCGAGCGTGATCAGGTACTGATTCCACTGCCATGCCGGAAGCGGTGTTCGATTCGGTTGCACGGAGGGCATTATACGCCTTGCTAACCAAAGGAGCAAGCAGAATCGCCGCTAACCGGCGGCTTAGGATGGCAGGGCATTCAAGGTGGCGTGGCGTCCTTCCTGCAGAAGGGATGCCAGCACGACCAGCAGCAGCGCCAATGCGGCCAACATGAGAATGCCCGACGCAAAACTGCCGGTCAGGTCGAGCAGCCACCCCATGACAAATGGGCCGCCGAAGCCGCCGATCTCTCCAAGCGCGAAGTACAAGCCGCCGACCGTGCCCATGTGCCGCGTGCCCACTTCGGGTGTCTCCATCAATATGAGCTGGACGAGCGGGCCGATGCCCTGCCGAAAGAATCCGAGCACAGGCAGCAGAAGTGCCAGCCCCGGGCCGGCCAGCAGGCACAGGCCGGTGAGCGCCAGAAACTGGCCGCCGAACATGATCATGATCGTCAGCCGCCGGTTGCCCGCCGCCGCGATGCGCGGCGACAGCAATGTGCTGATTATCCCTGCCGCCGTCGAGAACGACGCGAAGAAACCAGCCTCGGTCGGCGACAACCCTTTAGCCTCCAGCACGTTTGGCAGCCATTGGCCGAGTCCGTGACCGATCCCGAATATTGCGGCGGCGCCGCCCAGAATGACGGCCACATTTCGCACGCGCAGCAGGTGGCCCATCGCCGCCAGCGGCCCGGAGGCGCGCACCACGTGGGGGCTATCGTCGGCCTGTTCGGGCAGATCGCGCGCCAGCAGCCACCAGACGATGCCGACGATCAGGCAGACGCCGGCGGTAATCTCCTGCGACCCGCGCCAGGAGCCCGTCAGCGGCACGAGGATGCTGCTGGCGGTCGAGAGGATGATGACGCCGCCGAGCGCCGGCCCGATGTTGGCGATGCCTACCGCCGTGCCGCGCTCGCGTCCGCTGAACCACGTTGACACGAGCTTGGGGATGCCGGACGAGATCATCGGGCCGCCGATGCCAAATAGGCCGACGGCGAGCGCCAGACTGGTGAAGTCCGAGGCAAAGCCGCGCAGCGCTGCCGATAGCGCGAGGAACAGCATGCCGGCCGTTATGGCGCGTTTCAGACCGAAGCGATCGACCAGCGCGCCGCCCCAGAAGGCGACGAAGATGTACACAAGCTGCCAGGTGCCCAGCACGAATCCCATCTGCGTCGCGTCGAGGTGCAGGTCGTGCATGACCGGCGTAACCAGCGGCGCGAGCGACGACGAGAGGATGCCAAACGCCGTGTAGCAGGCCACGACGAGCGCGAGCATTACCCAACGATAAGGCGAAGGAGGGAGCATGTCGACGTGCCGTCCGTGTTTATGGCCGTTGCTCGCCGGCGGCCGGTTCCATCGTGAACTCCCAGGCGTAGGCAACGCCGAGGAACACGAGCACCGCCAACATGGCCGCTTCGATCTGTAACGGCTTCAGGGTGATGCCGAGCAGTCCGACCGCGTCCGGGAAAAGGGCCACGATCGCGACCAGTGCGTACAGTAGCGCGACCAGCCAGCGGCTGCGCCGCACGAAGAAGCTGA from Chloroflexota bacterium encodes the following:
- a CDS encoding MFS transporter, encoding MLALVVACYTAFGILSSSLAPLVTPVMHDLHLDATQMGFVLGTWQLVYIFVAFWGGALVDRFGLKRAITAGMLFLALSAALRGFASDFTSLALAVGLFGIGGPMISSGIPKLVSTWFSGRERGTAVGIANIGPALGGVIILSTASSILVPLTGSWRGSQEITAGVCLIVGIVWWLLARDLPEQADDSPHVVRASGPLAAMGHLLRVRNVAVILGGAAAIFGIGHGLGQWLPNVLEAKGLSPTEAGFFASFSTAAGIISTLLSPRIAAAGNRRLTIMIMFGGQFLALTGLCLLAGPGLALLLPVLGFFRQGIGPLVQLILMETPEVGTRHMGTVGGLYFALGEIGGFGGPFVMGWLLDLTGSFASGILMLAALALLLVVLASLLQEGRHATLNALPS
- a CDS encoding MFS transporter, with translation MFRRFRQLEAWEWNSYITAFAILVVFSAFSFVIPFLSLFLSRELGMTDMPTVALWTGILFATAPLLGAFSGPIWGSLADRFGHKAMLQRAIFVVSIALGAMAFAQNEWHVLFWRAVIGLFGGINAMGIALLTTIAPKEKTGQAVGLLYGARALSGAVAPALGGALADSVGMRQAFIVSGLLGFASFALLTAVFRETPDMKRDRETRRQAPPPMSLRAVARSPEFLALALVLFFVQAVDNSFAPILPLFVAMLEGSAERAASLSGMIISVAAVAMAIASTGLGRLTERLPARRLLLVTLVLGTLLCIPLALSGSTTEFFIWRVLLGLCAGGTMTLAFSLGGSVIPPEIRGAGFGLLTSATLMGSAVSPIVFGALGGYNLRYAFGLDAIVYAVIFVWVLVALRHNR
- a CDS encoding CHRD domain-containing protein — encoded protein: MKTHARWYRALLIIVTFALFVPLWSGIVQASPGAIPPAAKPVDGGDPDAPKKPPVGSVPGGPNGPAQLNQEEEGLALERDWAFYSRRTAGDPNVPFDMQAAARLRAAAADQLGSPGSRPSAPQTPGTFGGAWATAGPNPMVLTGRGDGTFDAMTGRIGALAIRSTAPYTIYLGGAQGGIWISSTATSVWTPKTDFMGTLAIGALALAPSNEDTVYVGTGEGALSGDSYFGEGIYKSTNAGGTFTKISAAGYFTATSISKLVVHNSDENTLYVGTLRGRGGERRTSPPTAAMPFGIWKSTDGGINWSAVLTVSTSPLVMSGVTDLVMDPQNSSVVYASILGSGISKTVDGGLTWQTAMTGLPTGDYATAPSRIALGISHPATQTNATLYAGFEYYSGITKVPSRVYKSTDNAGTWSLVGTAVVDNYCGSQCTYDNVIGVDPGDPNTVYALGLYDYTNGSGGIYRSRDGGTTWVDLGFNLHPDYHAIAIRKDNPSYLVIGNDGGVWSTAAQGGRLNPGDAPNATSWVNLNGNVNPATAVVNSRSGLALGQFTSIATNPAVANRFYGGTQDNGTLRKSTSSATWYDVSSGDGGQVLIDPTDANFVYGTYYGIRTYRFTDGGGLYSGGFTSNEFIRGGLDLTDRSEFYIPWMMDPANPARLYLGTYRVYRTDNAKTANAGDVYWNTVSGDLTSGCTGTAPNGARGCYISAFGKSAGANALYVGTDEGWIWLSTNSTAGTPTWTRLDQVGVSTPNRPIASIAVDASNYRVAYVGFNGFNAATPSQPGHIFKTTNAGQSWTDISNNLPDIPVNSVVLDPADPQTIYIGTDIGPYVTTNGGSLWSPLGSGFPVVAIWQLALNAYTRQIVAGTHGRGAWSLTDSSTLLPALQISKQTGATPVGPGSTLQYTVTVENHGNVTATNVVITDQIPANTTFVAAGSGGALTGSNVVFNVPLIAPPTTVATGGSLGIGVLPGRATVTFTVQIASGGAVTTGSTITNDNYLASSTEVAPVYGSPHITTLAPSAGVAVLPLTQMDGARSGQSLFYPFTIQNNGYLNDSFTLLSTGNSWAVSFWDSTGATQIGGTPVIGAGATASVLVKVAVPAGMPNAFWDVATVHASSDNSPVVEATAAVTTTAVTYDILLVDNDDAHPNSEATYQAALTAGGYSYNYLDLRTAPGHQLPINYLKAHKAVVWFAGMSYPGPLLPYESELAAYLDGGGRIFMSGQDILDQSAGTTPFVLNYLHINWDGTEGQNDRGTLTVTAVITSPFSAGLSPMAMNYAAAGFAADYSDQITPTFPAEVAFLDDKGKPDALQVDTGVYKVIFLGFPFEVIQSAPERAAVLDRGLKYLLASSALTGVGVSGPAVLQQNAAGSYIATAAPISSTRPVRYYWQADEQTAANVLGLGSDTRSYTWSTLGPKTITVTASNEDVWAALSGVNQVPAVNSAATGLASFIYNPTTRVLSYTLSIGNLVGATAAHIHYGAAGVNGGVAHTLNTPVGGAASGAVTLSASDETALYAGGLYVNVHTAANPGGEVRGQIMVTGGHTTQVAHVVVVHPVLYFPLVGR
- a CDS encoding MFS transporter — protein: MQPNRTPLPAWQWNQYLITLASFTTFSGFTFFSPFIPLFVHSELGIESLAEVAFWSGVLIAAPPLLSALSAPFWGSLADRYGYRAMVQRAILTFVVVVGLMAFVTNIWQMLILRMLSGLLGGFNAMGMALITNVTPKTKTAQAVGLFQGARTFSNAFGPLLGGVLSAWIGMRPTFIVSAALFVGAFIMLRLFWRDEVEETSGARSTSRSTVSLWNAVRTPAFFAVMIALFLTQAVDQSFGPILPLVVQQMQPSDTASATLWTGLIVSVAAVGATISAMAAGRLATKFQPRSVLLFTLLAGAAVCVPLAAAMTTPGLLFWRALLGLLAGGSATLAYTVGGTHLPDELRGSGFGLLTSAALLGGAVSPLVYGVIAGVDLRLPFTLNSLVYVAVFAWVLVALRSRRTLAHPG